In the genome of Nitrospira japonica, one region contains:
- a CDS encoding Rieske (2Fe-2S) protein, which translates to MSDFVTVATVDQIPPGSGRTVEVHGVRIALFNVDGTFYAVDNTCPHAGGPLGEGFVCGDAVECPWHGWKFNLRTGERCGSPNITVACCLVQVADGTIQVALPPDFNPQGA; encoded by the coding sequence ATGTCGGATTTCGTCACAGTCGCGACGGTCGATCAGATTCCGCCGGGAAGCGGACGAACCGTCGAAGTGCACGGCGTGCGGATCGCGCTCTTCAACGTCGATGGGACGTTCTATGCGGTGGACAATACCTGTCCCCATGCGGGCGGACCGCTGGGCGAAGGGTTCGTGTGCGGCGATGCCGTCGAATGTCCCTGGCACGGATGGAAATTCAACCTTCGCACCGGCGAACGGTGCGGTAGTCCCAACATCACCGTCGCCTGCTGTCTGGTTCAAGTCGCTGACGGAACGATTCAGGTCGCGCTGCCGCCTGACTTCAATCCGCAAGGAGCCTGA
- a CDS encoding hybrid sensor histidine kinase/response regulator, which translates to MSIHLLSQDHTILERRTMHFVPFGVDAQGEPIRDVSGIVIRDNVDYLEEWVTRTKGKEAARLAIEELCRLLNGRLRDPSHHVTLDQLRNVWNSYSYEFTSYLREFGRELSEDPAFYRNVGCEKHISPLVQALGRPFSLAQVHRMYPYYAKKFARGLEYSVVTVTDSSAVLRVSLTQRVYEQFGPYRKACAAQICESVKGRLAMVPAMLHRLPPSTVTDRSCIVRGDEHCEWEVRWQPQSSRHVAWHIWGAAAGVLTAAAMRSWAPGVSVGELTLAALLPVFVSGTLINRRLHRQSRHREALIKEQIADVESRHEELREAYLEQEQTRVELRRKISHLTVLHQAGLLFNSMLDREVLLQQVLETLTRDLHFDRAMISFYDQERQVTKDARLVGVSPEVTARARASVIPVSDPESPEGTVLLRGTPLLIGDIRTVWGRLHPSTKQLAMLIGTKAFIVVPLKAKDRILGCLMVDRMQEHCLTLEDLELLVTFAHQAAGALDNASAYRQIEELNVGLEAKVRERTAELEQADRLRSQFLSHVSHELKTPLTSIKGFLQNMLDGLTGPMNEKQQRYLIRVLENSERLIRMIDDLLDQTRIQTGRLELVPEEIDLAHVVSDAVEQLRPLAQAKRHRLEALYPSVPLIVWADRDRLFQIVTNLVQNAVKFTPESGRITVKVTTEPPRAAKISVQDSGPGIPSEFIDKVFDPFFKLKARTETKGLGLGLSIVRMLVELHGGAIEARTGKDAGAEFSVTLPLWSPQDTRVKGAINRTAPVLVVDDDSDIRQYLEDRLRAKGYDVRSESDGLQAMEAVCRETFSGMILDIGLPSIDGMELLKRIRQRDQRVPIVMVTASGGRDTAVRAIGMGAQAYLLKPFHAGELEQVVNTWFGTGEPAR; encoded by the coding sequence ATGTCGATTCACTTGCTGTCACAGGACCATACGATTCTGGAACGGAGAACCATGCACTTCGTGCCGTTCGGCGTCGATGCGCAGGGAGAACCGATTCGGGACGTGAGCGGCATCGTCATCCGCGACAATGTCGACTACCTGGAAGAGTGGGTGACGCGAACCAAAGGAAAGGAGGCGGCACGGCTGGCGATCGAGGAGTTGTGCCGGTTGCTCAATGGACGCTTGCGCGATCCCTCGCACCACGTGACGCTCGACCAGTTACGTAACGTCTGGAACAGCTACTCGTACGAATTCACCTCGTACCTGAGAGAGTTTGGCCGGGAGCTGTCGGAGGATCCCGCGTTTTATCGGAACGTCGGATGCGAGAAGCACATCTCTCCCTTGGTGCAGGCGTTGGGACGGCCCTTCAGCCTGGCGCAAGTTCATCGGATGTATCCGTATTACGCCAAGAAATTCGCCCGCGGCCTGGAATACTCGGTGGTGACGGTGACGGACTCGTCGGCGGTGCTGCGCGTGAGCTTGACGCAACGGGTCTATGAGCAATTCGGGCCGTACCGAAAAGCCTGCGCGGCGCAGATCTGCGAGTCCGTGAAGGGACGGCTGGCCATGGTTCCCGCCATGCTGCATCGGTTGCCGCCGTCCACTGTGACGGATCGATCGTGCATCGTTCGGGGCGACGAGCACTGCGAGTGGGAGGTGCGATGGCAGCCACAGTCAAGCCGCCATGTCGCCTGGCATATCTGGGGAGCCGCGGCCGGCGTGCTGACGGCGGCCGCGATGCGATCTTGGGCTCCGGGGGTGAGCGTCGGTGAGCTGACTCTTGCGGCGCTCCTGCCGGTGTTCGTGTCCGGAACGTTGATCAATCGGCGGCTGCACCGGCAAAGCCGCCACCGGGAGGCGTTGATCAAGGAACAGATCGCCGATGTGGAGTCCCGCCACGAGGAGCTTCGTGAAGCCTATCTGGAGCAGGAACAGACTCGGGTGGAGCTCCGGAGAAAGATCAGTCATCTGACCGTGTTGCATCAGGCGGGACTGTTGTTCAACTCCATGCTCGACCGCGAGGTGTTGCTCCAGCAAGTCTTGGAGACCCTCACCAGAGACCTGCATTTCGACAGAGCCATGATCTCGTTCTACGACCAGGAGCGGCAGGTCACCAAGGACGCGAGGCTCGTCGGTGTGTCCCCCGAGGTCACGGCTCGGGCCCGCGCCAGCGTCATTCCTGTGTCGGATCCCGAAAGTCCGGAGGGAACGGTGCTGTTGCGTGGAACCCCGCTGCTGATCGGTGATATCCGGACGGTGTGGGGACGCCTGCATCCCTCGACCAAGCAGCTGGCGATGTTGATCGGGACCAAGGCGTTCATCGTCGTGCCGCTAAAGGCCAAAGACCGCATCCTCGGGTGTCTGATGGTCGACCGCATGCAGGAACATTGTCTGACGCTCGAGGATCTCGAACTCCTGGTCACCTTTGCCCATCAGGCGGCCGGCGCACTCGACAACGCTTCCGCGTACCGCCAAATCGAAGAGCTCAACGTGGGGTTGGAAGCCAAGGTCAGGGAACGCACCGCCGAATTGGAGCAAGCGGACCGGCTGCGTTCCCAGTTTCTCTCGCACGTGTCCCACGAACTCAAAACTCCGCTGACCTCGATCAAAGGTTTTCTACAGAACATGCTGGATGGACTGACCGGGCCGATGAACGAAAAGCAGCAGCGATATTTGATCCGAGTCCTGGAGAATTCCGAGCGGCTCATCCGCATGATCGACGATCTCCTCGATCAGACCAGGATTCAGACCGGGCGGCTGGAGTTGGTTCCGGAGGAAATCGATCTGGCTCATGTCGTGTCCGACGCCGTGGAGCAGCTCAGGCCGCTGGCCCAAGCGAAGCGGCACAGACTGGAGGCCCTGTATCCCTCCGTTCCGTTGATCGTCTGGGCCGACCGGGATCGGCTGTTCCAAATTGTCACCAACCTGGTCCAGAACGCGGTGAAATTTACGCCGGAGTCCGGACGCATCACCGTCAAGGTCACGACGGAGCCGCCGCGTGCCGCCAAGATCTCCGTTCAGGATTCCGGGCCGGGCATCCCCTCGGAGTTCATCGATAAGGTCTTCGATCCATTTTTCAAGCTGAAAGCGCGAACCGAGACCAAGGGATTGGGGCTGGGGCTTTCCATCGTGCGCATGCTGGTCGAATTGCACGGGGGTGCCATCGAGGCGCGAACGGGCAAGGACGCGGGGGCGGAATTTTCGGTCACGCTTCCCCTCTGGTCTCCGCAGGACACGCGGGTGAAAGGGGCGATCAATCGGACGGCGCCGGTCTTGGTCGTCGATGATGATTCCGATATTCGCCAGTATCTCGAAGACCGCCTGCGGGCCAAGGGCTACGACGTTCGGTCGGAAAGCGACGGACTGCAGGCGATGGAGGCGGTCTGCCGGGAAACCTTCTCGGGAATGATTCTGGACATCGGTCTTCCGTCGATCGACGGCATGGAGCTTCTGAAGCGGATCCGTCAGCGGGATCAGCGGGTTCCGATCGTCATGGTGACGGCGTCGGGTGGCAGAGATACCGCCGTGCGGGCCATCGGGATGGGCGCCCAAGCCTATCTGTTAAAGCCGTTTCATGCCGGTGAATTGGAACAGGTGGTGAACACCTGGTTTGGGACCGGCGAACCTGCGCGCTAG
- a CDS encoding c-type cytochrome biogenesis protein CcmI/CycH, which yields MTSKAIGMATGIIGLAAIAAWLGLAHSCDPQSGEPVIGGQVQISPALANQVRPTDVLFVIVRRPGGPRPIAAKRIDQPVFPVPFEITNADVMVQGSELRGMVDVVARLDRDGQAGPAQPGDIEGRYAKNPTLPGGRNLEIILDSVKQ from the coding sequence ATGACATCGAAAGCAATCGGCATGGCCACCGGCATCATCGGACTGGCGGCCATCGCAGCGTGGCTGGGCCTGGCCCATAGCTGCGATCCGCAAAGCGGCGAACCGGTGATCGGCGGACAGGTCCAGATCTCTCCGGCGCTCGCCAATCAGGTGCGCCCAACAGACGTTCTATTCGTGATCGTACGCCGTCCCGGCGGGCCCCGTCCGATCGCGGCGAAGCGGATCGACCAGCCGGTGTTTCCCGTGCCGTTCGAAATCACCAACGCCGACGTCATGGTTCAAGGTTCGGAATTACGCGGGATGGTGGACGTGGTGGCAAGGCTCGATCGGGACGGTCAAGCCGGCCCGGCGCAACCAGGAGACATCGAAGGACGATACGCGAAGAATCCGACGCTGCCGGGCGGGCGAAACCTGGAAATTATCTTGGACTCGGTGAAGCAGTGA
- a CDS encoding MTH1187 family thiamine-binding protein, whose protein sequence is MVLLEFSMSPLGKSESVGKYVARSLDIVDKSGVDYRLNPMGTVLEGDWDEVMAVVKKCYERMKKDCNRISCSVKIDFRKGHSGRLSGKVKSVERRLKRRVRT, encoded by the coding sequence ATGGTGTTGTTGGAGTTCAGTATGTCCCCGCTGGGTAAGAGTGAGAGCGTGGGAAAGTACGTCGCCCGATCATTGGATATCGTCGATAAGAGCGGCGTCGATTATCGGTTGAATCCGATGGGCACTGTCCTGGAAGGGGACTGGGACGAGGTCATGGCCGTGGTGAAGAAGTGCTATGAGCGCATGAAGAAGGATTGTAACCGGATTTCCTGTTCGGTGAAGATCGATTTCCGCAAAGGTCATTCCGGCCGGTTGTCCGGCAAAGTGAAGAGTGTGGAACGCCGGCTGAAGCGCCGAGTGCGAACCTGA
- a CDS encoding precorrin-2 dehydrogenase/sirohydrochlorin ferrochelatase family protein, with the protein MPANPGFPLSLDVRGYHVVVLGGDEEAAEKTQRLLDAGAKVTVVAPTLHDHLKQLAASAKVVHRGRHFRVSDMENTILILNMVRGDRDFARSLFAKAREKKVLLWSVDFPEASSAIMPAVVATGHMRIAISTSGMAPALSGFMKEDLERILDSEFSAFLDWLGELREQAKRDQPDVEKRRTMLREALDGFRLLGKVQYPKVWIDHRSQQKTESPAKS; encoded by the coding sequence ATGCCTGCGAATCCGGGTTTTCCCTTGTCGCTCGATGTCAGAGGTTATCACGTGGTGGTGCTCGGCGGCGACGAGGAGGCGGCGGAGAAAACGCAGCGATTGTTGGACGCCGGGGCCAAAGTGACCGTCGTCGCCCCCACGCTGCACGATCATCTGAAGCAACTGGCGGCATCGGCAAAGGTGGTTCACCGGGGGCGCCATTTCCGCGTGTCCGACATGGAAAACACCATTCTGATCCTGAACATGGTGCGCGGGGATCGGGACTTCGCCAGGTCCTTGTTTGCCAAGGCCCGCGAGAAGAAGGTGCTGTTGTGGTCGGTGGATTTTCCCGAAGCCTCGAGCGCGATCATGCCGGCGGTGGTTGCGACGGGACACATGCGCATTGCGATCAGCACGAGCGGCATGGCTCCCGCGCTCTCCGGTTTCATGAAAGAGGATTTGGAACGCATTCTCGACAGCGAATTCTCGGCCTTTCTGGATTGGCTGGGTGAGCTGCGGGAACAGGCGAAGAGGGATCAGCCGGACGTCGAGAAACGGCGGACGATGTTACGGGAAGCGCTGGATGGATTCCGATTGCTGGGCAAGGTTCAGTATCCGAAGGTGTGGATCGACCACCGGTCTCAGCAGAAGACCGAAAGCCCGGCGAAATCCTGA
- a CDS encoding (2Fe-2S) ferredoxin domain-containing protein translates to MPKPKYHIVVCTNARPPGHPKPSCGSQGSAQLLMAFNMGLMQRGVMPGEVLVSGSSCLGPCEQGPTVVVYPDGTWYSKVTEADVATILDEHIKGGKPAAKLNPDAVWK, encoded by the coding sequence ATGCCGAAGCCGAAATATCACATCGTCGTCTGCACCAACGCCCGGCCTCCGGGTCACCCAAAACCCTCCTGCGGCAGCCAAGGCTCGGCGCAGTTGCTCATGGCGTTCAATATGGGCCTGATGCAGCGTGGCGTCATGCCGGGGGAAGTGCTGGTCAGCGGGTCGTCCTGCCTCGGCCCCTGCGAGCAGGGCCCAACGGTCGTCGTGTATCCGGATGGCACCTGGTATTCCAAAGTCACGGAAGCGGACGTCGCCACGATCCTCGACGAACACATCAAGGGCGGGAAGCCGGCGGCCAAGCTCAATCCCGACGCCGTCTGGAAATAG
- a CDS encoding HNH endonuclease: MEMTLLLNSTYEPLRVVHWQKAIALLWQGKVEVLEVYDREVHGVSISFKLPSVMRLLKLVRLKDSHRAVKFSRINIFTRDGYTCQYCRSKYRTEELTFDHVVPIAKGGRKTWENIVTACWRCNNRKSGRTPDEAGMRLMKRPVKPRWSPIVTITIGIRNTPESWRDYLYWNMELDADPSGP; the protein is encoded by the coding sequence ATGGAAATGACCCTCCTGCTCAACTCCACCTATGAACCCCTGCGTGTCGTCCATTGGCAAAAAGCGATTGCGCTGCTCTGGCAAGGAAAAGTCGAAGTGCTGGAGGTGTACGATCGCGAGGTCCACGGAGTCTCGATCTCCTTCAAGCTGCCGTCGGTCATGCGGCTGCTCAAGCTGGTTCGTCTGAAGGACAGTCATCGGGCGGTCAAGTTCTCGCGCATCAACATTTTTACCAGAGACGGCTATACCTGCCAATATTGCCGGTCCAAGTATAGGACGGAAGAACTCACCTTCGATCACGTCGTGCCCATCGCCAAGGGCGGCCGAAAGACGTGGGAGAACATCGTCACCGCCTGTTGGCGGTGCAACAACCGCAAGAGCGGTCGTACGCCGGATGAAGCCGGCATGCGCCTGATGAAACGGCCGGTGAAGCCGCGCTGGAGTCCGATCGTCACGATTACCATTGGAATCAGAAACACGCCTGAAAGCTGGCGGGACTATCTGTATTGGAATATGGAGCTGGACGCCGATCCCTCCGGCCCCTAA
- a CDS encoding gamma-glutamylcyclotransferase family protein — MKFFLYGDNVNPTQLKRRAPEHQFVTLATLPEHTIQFGRWSSQWRCGLANVAPSPGEKVWGAVFEVTEEDIKLLDQFEEDVPQGAFRHVQVTVHDQAGEKMLVTTYAAESIGKFKPKDHYLDWVLKGLKHWKFPDECIEQWQLYRPK; from the coding sequence ATGAAATTTTTTCTCTACGGCGACAATGTCAATCCGACCCAGCTCAAGCGTCGGGCTCCGGAACACCAGTTCGTGACGCTGGCCACGCTCCCGGAACATACGATCCAGTTCGGCCGTTGGTCGTCCCAATGGCGATGCGGTCTGGCCAACGTGGCGCCCTCACCGGGGGAAAAAGTCTGGGGCGCCGTCTTTGAAGTGACGGAGGAGGACATCAAGCTCCTGGACCAGTTCGAGGAGGACGTGCCGCAGGGTGCGTTCCGCCACGTGCAGGTGACCGTGCACGACCAGGCGGGCGAGAAAATGCTCGTGACCACCTATGCCGCCGAATCGATCGGCAAATTCAAGCCGAAGGACCATTATCTCGATTGGGTGTTGAAGGGACTGAAACACTGGAAGTTCCCGGATGAATGCATCGAACAGTGGCAGCTGTACAGACCGAAGTAA